Sequence from the Nymphaea colorata isolate Beijing-Zhang1983 chromosome 9, ASM883128v2, whole genome shotgun sequence genome:
AAAACCGAGATCGTTGGTAGTGAATTCTATCTCAGgtagatttaagatccacattaTATTATAAAAGTCACAGATCTATAGACTACAATCGTGAGTTTTAAAATACCTATAAATTTAGCCTAAAACATGTGAGATGTCTAAAGTCTAAATTTAAGTTAAACTTTCTATTGAATtaaaatatgtatatgaataaGTTGGGTAGGTGATATTCCTGGGCAATTTGATTTTACTCTCAATAAATTCAGCTAGTCCCTGTCCAGACAGACCATTCGTTCAATACACTATCGAGGGCGATCGCACCGTGTGGGCCAGTTGACCCCACGGTCCACctttaccttttcttcttttttaggTGAACAAAAGGTTCAGGTCGTACGAGCCATCAGCAAGGACTCATAGCTGTCATTTCCAAACGAGGAGATgcttcaaaagagaaaaacaaggtaTATGTGTATGCACTTTTGGACTTGAGCACATTGAAAGTTGTTTTCCTCGTAGATGGAAAATGTTTAAATTTATAGATATAAAAATTAGTTATAAAATTCAGATGCATATATcaataatatattaaaaattaatttaacatcagcattgttttttttttcaaaactatatatatatatatatatatatatatatatataccctcaaGAACATAGCTGGTATGTTTGGGCATTGCTGttacttttttatattgtaAAAAGTAGTCGCGCTATACTTGAATTAGATAGTGTACCATAAAATCTTCTAGATCAAGAAGCACCTTTGGAccctaaaaaaagagaaagaggtggCTTCACCTttcaaaaatgatatatatatattattaatgaGCATTAATGTTGCACTACATGATTTGAATTGCACAAGTTTGGTCTGAATTGGTCGATTAAATCCATATCAGCTGATGtgtgaataaaataaaaaagcagtttatttataatttttaatgtaaaaacaattaaaattgcTAATGAATGCATGTACATATCTGATGTTTATTGGATGGCAgacctctctttttctttcttctttcgaTATCATTTGCCAGATTGCTAAGGGACCGTCCTGCTTCTGCCACATTCATGAAGGAAGGAGCAGGTGCACATTCTACTATCGCCATGGCCGGTCGACGTTGATGCTCTACCAAATAAAAACAATTGTGACATCACAACCAAAGGAAGTTGAAGGTGAGCCTTCACCACCAAGCCTTTATGAGGACAGCACTCTTCAAATTAAATCAATATCAAtgtctttttcttgtttaacaaTATCTAAACACAAAGTTTCTTTGAAAATGtggtaatttttctttctttctctctctctctctctctctctctctctatatatatatatatatatatatacttttataACTTTGGTTTGCATTAAGGCCGAAACCCATAATTAGACTCGCTCTGTTCCTTGTACcatatttatagttaattgcTGAGAGATGTGCATACGACAAGTCAGCCGAGTTCATATACCGGTTGGCTAAGTACATTTCAGATTCTGACACAATCAATGGGTATCCTATCTGGTAGCGACCGAACCGATTAAAGCATACAGGAAAAACAgttcttttttattatcttaGTATTAGTTATGACTCACTACTTTATTCGTTGATATATgaatataatttcaaaaattttatacttgtaaattaataataaaaagtaTAGTTTTTATGTTTGAATAACTTTTCAGATGTCAGGCCGAAGCATATCAACTATGTGTAGCTGATTTACTTTACAATGCTTACCAAAAGAACCCGTTTGCATGAAACACTCCAGTGGCCAACAGGGTTTCTGTAAAAGACCTTTTAGGTAAAAGAAAGTGGCGGCCTCACACAACTTCAAAAGCCTGCCCATCTCCAACttgcattttgttttcttcattagaaaagaaaagtgctGCATATTGGAAAGAATGTTGATCTTCCCAATGCAGGGTTCAATTCCTTAGCGAGGTGGTTTTTGTGAAGCCCACCTTAAGACACCTTTAGCGAAGATGGCATAAGAAATTCGTCTACAATAATGCTTGTTTTTGTCGCAAAACCTGGAAGTTCTTCTAAGAACTGGTCTATGATGTGTTTGGACGGCTTCCTCAAACTCGATGAACTGAGTGAGGGGTTGAAGAAGCTCTTATTGAGCCCCATATCACAATTTTGATGAGAACATCACTACCCAAAGGCTCAAACAGCGGACTAGAGAAATAGGCATCTCCTCTCTTGAAAGGATGGCACTGTTTGGTGCATTGTGGTTTCTGTATTGCCCTTTCGGGTTTAGAACCGCTGGTTGGTTATCAATGAGGCAGTCAATGGGAACATAGCAGTTACGTTGCTTTGCAAAATGTCTGGAAACATGTTACTAAAAATTCATGGTATTGGAATGGGTAGAAACGATCCCAAAACCCACTGAAAAAACAATTGCTTTTTAGCTGTCAATTTCAAAACAATCAAATGTAGGTCCTGTTGGCCTGGTTGGGTGACGCATCTAGAAGTAGCTTTCAGAAGCTACCCACCTGAAACAAAACCCTGAGGCCAAAATGGCACCTACCAACGTTCACCACAATAACTCCCTACCCAATTATACATTGTGCAATAATACCACCATCATAGAGCTTGGATCTTCTCTATACTTAGCAACTTGGAAGAAGAACCAATCAAAACCGATATTTGCATAATTGCATCTCCCTATAAAGCTACAAATCCGATAAATTTACTCAATTAAACGCATATTCAGATCCAAACACAAGTCTAATAGCAACTGAACAAATAGGTAAGTTTGAAGCCCGAACTAATCCATAGGTACATTTGGATCTTATCAAAATGTTCTGAACGTGGGTAACCATCGACAACGCTCCGGAATCGAGCGAGAAATGGATAAAAAAATCACCATCCGGAAGGAATAGTCCACAACCTGCACTGACTTAGCTTGCCAACTATTTCACCAAGCTTTCGAAGACGTCAAGTGCATCTTGTTGGGACCAAGGCACTGTAGAGGGTACAGGAAGCATGCGTGCTGTGATTTGCTCGATCCCTTAGCAAACACAAATTAAAAAGCATTTTCTAGTAAACAAACAATGGCATCTCAGAGTTAGTCCCACAATAAAAactgtgaaaaaaaaacagaagaaaacaaCTACCTTTATGTATTTGGGAGTGGCATCCGCAAACGCCTCAAATTTCATAACTAGGGAAAAGCTATGGAGCTATTGAAATCATACACAATCCCAAAAAGTAGAACGCATCGTCAGAATAAAGTTTTCAATAAAGACTTTATACGGTAAAAAGTATTCGTACAAACGAGTAAAGAAATAATAGAATCTCCTATACATGAAGTTGCGCTGCCAGCATAAGCATAAAATATGGAGAAGTATCATAAAAACCGCTTCATTATTTCCACTATGCTATCATCcggaaaacaaagaaaatttgacaAGGAGAGCATTCTCCAAACTTTTATGGGATAGTATACATTGACGAGACCCCGAATCAGGATTTACCTCAtttgaaatgtttaaaataaacaatctcaaaatttttagaacTTCAGTTCCTCATAAAAAGTTTCTTCGTGGAAAAATCACCGTGCCAGAAGCTGTTAAGGGGCTAAGAGATTACGTGCAACTCAATCTCAGGATTTAATTCTTGCAGACTCTCCGACAGCTTCTTCCATTCTCCCGTACCAGTCACCGATTCGTGTGTTATTAACCATGTCTTTGCCGGCTGTCAGATATCTGATCGGTCTCAACACGCCAAAAACAGCAAGATCAGCTAAATTTGGCTTGGAGCCCCCTGCACAAGTGTAAAAAGTTCCAATTTATTTATTAATGTCAACAAAAGGAAAGCCAATTTGTTttgagggaagaagaaggaaaaaggaaatcctagaggaggaagagggaagatgGGCAACGTTCAGACCAAGAAAATCCCTTCCATCAAGAGCTTCTACCCACGCTTCTGCTGCTTCATAGAGAGCTGCACGTTCATCTGTGATGTTATGCCTCTTTTTCAACTTCTTTGAAACAAAGTACATGGCTGCTGCTCCTGCATATTTGACACTGACTCTCTCCATGGTGCTGAAATTTCCTGCACTTCAGATGGAGAAATGGTCATTGAAGTCAAAACAGAAAGCCAAGACAGATGATGCAGACTCAAATCATAGAGATTGATGGAGAAGTTATCTCAAAGCTTTATCCTCCTTAAAACAAACTCATTTTTGCTTCTGTTTAAATATGATAGCTAGTAATTTCTATTCTCTATGTTTGACATGGCAGATCAAAGCCAACCACTGACCTGACTTTTCTTCCCAGAGTAGGTTCAAGCATTATCACAGAAGACatacaaaagatgcattcaCAGAGAACTTAAGAATCAAATAATGAGAGAACACGGATAGTTTACCATGATCTGTTATGTAGTTGAAGGCCTCCAAGGCCTCTGAAGTGTTCCTgtatatatttggtgataagACATGCACCAGGTGATCATCAACCCACCTACACAATGATCAGAAAACAAACAGGTGATTACCAACCAACCGATACCATGACCAAGAAAGCAAGATATCTTTGCAACAAGAAGAAGCGCCGAAAGCCAGCATTAAGTTAATGAAAAGAGCAAGCTTAAAACGAGCACATCAAGACAACTCCTCATTAAATGGTCTCAGAAACCTTAGTGGGCTAAGTAAAGAAATTCAGAAGAAAGCCCTTAAGTGAATATATCAAAGCAAGCAAATTCCATTTACATAACATTTAGCGTCTGTGCAGGGAATAGTATCAGGTGATCTATAAGGAGTAGTAAGAAATGAATTACAAAGGACGAAATATCAAAATTCATAcgatacgcttacgatacaTGATACGCTCGTGTATCATAAGTGTATCGCCtctatcgtacgatacggggaaaaacacaaaattctttaatttttaaaatttaaaccctcccccctctctttcttcttgtatttaaagactccaagagacatgggagggagagattttaccaattttcataaaaaataaccaaggattcatcgatttggggagatattatcgttgaatcatgaaagatgataactatatgttttgaacttatgaaattgtgatgtaatctaagtcctaagattcaaattttcaagtttaaaattgtgatggatgcttattatgttattttgaatctttgatttcttatttttgaatgtgttgtcgATACACAtaaatgttccttatgtatgatgatctttttgatatttgaaaacattttccttgatttctgattttttgtttattttttcagatttttaatgatttttctctattttttctgattttttaatattttttaattaaaaaaaattaattttacgatacactacgctacgttacgatacagcgtataggtcggcctgaCCAATACGTGATACACCATGCCTTTTCTAACATTGGACTATGTTACATGCTCAGTCTAGTTAGACCTCCAAAGTTCCAATCCTTATCACCTCAAACAGAACTAATGCTGGACACACAGCAGAAATGGTTGTAtgtccaaaatccaaatcttcAGTTGTATCCATGCGTGATAAATTTTTTGACAGagaatgaaatagaaaaaaaaaataatcgaAATGTGAGAATACCTTCGCCATTTGTTCTCTTCAGAACTTGCATTGTCATCAACAGCATGACTATCAGGATGGATCCGGGAATATAACTTAGTAATTATATCTGCAAGGAAGCACACTGTCTAATTTAGACGAAAGCATATGATGGCATGCCACAGAAATCTTGCATGGAACTAAGTAATGACAAGGCAACATTAACTAGGACACTAGTGTCATGATCTAACCAAATTATTGTTCACATATGGATACAACCATAGAAAGGCAAAacatataacataaaaaaaaagagttacaCGAAGTTACAAACCTGAAGAGTCAACTAGTGGCTCGCCATCCACGGTCAGTATAGGAACCTTCTTATAATCAGaccattttatttcctttttactGATGGGGTTGACCTCCACGACGGTGTAAGCAATGTCATGATAATCAAGGAAAGCTGAAAGGAATGCAAAACTTGCTCAGTGAAaagcatagaaaaaaaaaaaaggaaagaaaaataacttctGCATACATACATGAATGCAAATATTTAAGAGTACATGTGGTAGTTGGTACTACATACAGAGATTCTGCAATTACCGTTACTACTCAAGGAATATTCAATAGAATCGAAACCCGCATATTTTGGCCATCTAAAAGACAGTAACTACAGCAGATACGCCTTCATGACAAATTGTTCGAGCTGCTAATGTGGTAGGAACAAGATAGCCAATTTTAAAAGATATGGATGCGAGAGTGTtttgatatgtgtgtgtggtCTATAGTGACAAATATTGTTAACGGGTCTAAATGGCGTTTCTAGAGTATTTTTGAGCAAAGCTGAcaatatcagaaaaaaaattccgcaattcttttggaaaagaaaaaaacctaaaaattatgaaaaagtaaagTAAATTGAActaacaagaaaacataaaaattaacttGATAAAAcgctaaaaatgatgttttagtaatgacagaaatgaagataaaaaatttaacttaagttttaaagtttaaagaaaaaaacaacataaaaatgatgataaaaaaatcacaaaattcattttggagtgttttttttttctaaaaaagacagttttttttagttttcattatttttaaattaccaggccctttaaaaaaaaatgggttttctgtgactatggtGTGCACAATCATGCACTTAGTACACACCCCACAAGAGCAATTTACTAAGTTTTAAATTCCATACCAGACTTAATAGCATGCCAAGAAGTTAAAACCCAATTGACAAGTGTAAAATATTCAGACCTCCTAGGACCCTAATCCTTGAAATACAGAGCTTCGGTACCTGGTAATTGAACAATGTTAAGAATGAAACTCACACGCGTTGGATGACATGggaaaattttttatcttttctataTAATCTTCGGTAATATTCTTGATAGAAGTACATTCAAATTACCTAAAATATGAAAGCATAAGAAAAAACGCtagcatgaaaagaaaggagaaaaacaaaaacatggagATGGTCTGTAACAACTAAAAAACCAGAAACAGATGATTGATGTACTTAAATTGAATGAAAGAAGCATGAAAGgcaaagaggaaaagaattagttaaaatctaaaaaaaccagaaaagaatGGGTATGTAGTGAAGGTCTTTTCACACACACATTTGCATTTATGTGTGTACATGAGAAGGTTATTTCTATTTGTCTAAATGCAATTTGCAACCAATTTGAATGGTTTCATGAAGATTTTATGCTAAGCTTTAGGAGAAATGTTTTGGCAACTGAAACTTTCAAGCATCAACATAAAATCAATTTCTAAGAAGCTTGTCTGAATCAACTGTTTCTTATTTGATTTGAGGGATTTGACCAGCTCACACCAAAAAACTaaccaaagttttttttctttatctaaaTGATGTTATGTAAACCAAAATTAGTTGGATCTCGACTCAAACTACATACCACATTAGCCTAGCAGACTTGGGAAATTTGCCAGTCAGGGATAATACAGTCTTGAGGTATCCACTATAACCAAAATATAAGCTATCTAAGGATTCACAAACACAAATTGTGACCCATGTCCGAATTTAAAAATCTTGCATACTTAAGATTGAGTTTTCAGCATATAAAATTTGCAAAATGCTTCTTAAAATTCAACAGCAACTACTtaagcagaaaaaataaataaataaataacatgtCAATCATGTGCACAACAAGGCCAATCAAAATTTGCACTTCTGGACGAGTAAATTGGCATTTACTGTCGCAAGCATAAAGATAGCttcaagtcattcatttgtatGGGGCTAGAGGGTGCTTCcttcatcttaatttttttatgtgaaataacAGGTAACCACATTATTGTATTTtggtttaaacaaaaaaaaactcagaaatACAACTATCATCCTAAAAAGGGTAAAGCTGAAAAATTCTATGGAATTATAAAGTATCTTATATCGACTCAACCTGGCAGCGAACCTATTACACAATGGGGTTTTGGAAAATTTAACAGCAGAAGGCTTccttaggaaaagaaaagtCTGCAGAAATTCCCAGTTTATAGAACATTTGAGTCTTAATTTCATCATTCACTTCCATCCACATCAAGTTAGTAGATGTCAGAAGCAAATCATAATCGTCCGACACCAGGGAGTTAAAACAGTGCCAGAAGTAAATCGAATAAAGGGAGATGTCTACTGAATCTTATACTTTCTCACTGATAAGTCTTGCTTGGAACTTGCTTCAACACTCGATTTCCGtgataaacaaacaaacacactAAAAGAACATCAAGAACGATCAACTTAAAACCAACGTGTCATGGTATGTGTAATCGCaagaaacattaaaatttttcacaaCACACAGGCGATGTTTCTTTCCTCTGCTACTCAACTTAACAAGCCAACTATACGTCCCAACTGTACGCAAAATCGGCGCACATCAAAATTTTACCAGAACAGTGTAAGAGAAGTAAAATTCCGTGGGTTCACCTTTAACCTTGTTGCAGAAGGGGCATGCTTCGTACTGATAGAGCACGACGTTGCGCGGGGTAAGCTCGAGAGGGAGGCGCTCCTTCGCCTCCGCGTTTCCAGAGACGAAAGCGGCCGCGGCGGCGACAGAGAAAGACAAAGCACCGGCTAGGGTGAGGGCGAGAGAAGGCCTCCAGTTCGTCGATCCTTCTTCTAGGGTTTTGGGCAGAAAGATGGGGCCGGTGCGGGAAGAGAAGAATGCGACCCGCTGCAAACCGCCGATTCCGCAGTGATCGACGGACACAGATCCGCCGGCACACGAAACGGGTGCCACACCGCGGAGGGTGTGAGACACCAATCTCTGAGCCCTCCTcatctcgctttctctctctctctctctctctctctcctcgatTCAGGCGGGAGAGAGCCGAGGCGGTAACAGAGGAAACGATTTGCGCGAAGACGTGTTCGACCTTGGACTTTGGAGGGGAAGGGAGAGATCTGTAACCTTCTGGTCATCGCCCGTTAAATATTTCGTTTCTAAAACGGATCGACATCCAGATCCAATTAGCTCTTGGGTTTGGATAGTGGGCTGTTTGGACCAGGATCTAGGAGAACAACCTCCCCCTTGAACCCACATACGGTAGGAGTGAGCGGATCGGGTTGGCCTCAGATCTAGCCCCATGCCATTTGTCATTGGCTTGCAACTCGAATTTGGAGTTGGATTGAATGTCTTCAGACCCGTTTCTAACCAATACCGGATCCcagttttacatgtaaacaaatCCAAGAGGGGCTTCGGATGACACCTTCTGAAGGCTTGGTTACCAGGAACCGGGTTTTTTGGAAACTTAGTTTTCTAAACCAGGTTTTAAAACCGGGTTTGTGGGTTGGGATGACAACATCCAAACCAGGTTATAATTTTTTGAACCTCAATTTTTTATGAGATCTTTCATGAAGTCTTCAGAAATCCATTTCAGCTGAACATTGAGGACAGTGAAACTAcagttgaaaaacaaaaaatcactcATCATGCATAATATAGTTACACCAATTTATCGCTTCATTCTGCCAATAGTTCTTAATGAGTTTATATAAGACCTACAAAGCAAAGCCACTTCCCTGCATATTTTCCTTGCCAAGTTCATTTCCATGAGTTTAAGTAACACTAGCGAATACAGTAATTTTGATCGAAACTAAGAAAAGTTAGAATCATTTCCTCTCGTGACACTTAAGTTGAAGGGTATATCATAAAACCACAGCTTTCAAATTACTTAATACTTATTGTGTACCACCAAAAAAAGGCTAATAGTTAATGGTTACTATAAAACATCACAGCAAAAAGGTGGGACAAAGAGATCATCTTGTTCAACCAAAAATCTAACAACATCAAGTTGTTGGATAACAATGTTCAACTTATCCACTAATTTTACAAATGGCAATTTACATTCCATGCAACAATGCACATGGCAGTCGAACAACTGGTTATCTGCACAAAGCTATTAGATTGCTTACACTTTGAACAGACagggaaaataaacaaaagaaaaccgAATAGAGGGAGAACGTGGTCAGGCGAGCCAATGAACGAACACGATGTTTGGCAATGATAGAATgagaactttttcttttttcgttctACGTCTTGATTGCTGGACTTAGCCGCAACGTGGCCTGTGTGAGAATGTTAGGATAAAGTTGATTGATTCAACCGAAGATTAGATAACGGATGAAAGGCACCCGAGTCGTTTTTGCGACAGATCCGATTCGATCTGGGAGCCTGTTTGGTGGTAGAACCATGAGCCTGAGAAGCAGCCATCAGGCGGGAGGTGGGTAGCCGGAAAAGAAGTCGGGAAGCGCGGAGATGGTGAAGGGGAGCTTCGTCCTCCTCAGAGATGCCGGAGTTGCGAAGAAGCTCGCCGAGATCTTAGTTTGTCCTCTTTCCAAACAGCCACTGAGGTAAGAACTATATGGCGCCTTCTTTTTATCCGTACCTTCTGAGCCATTTATTTATTGTGTTTTCTAGTTATTCTCTTCGATGAATCTTCCCTCACTTCGCTTGTTCATTTTGGTCAGAGTATGCCAGAAAACAAATTCTCTGATATCGGATGCCCTAGGCGTCTCCTACCCCGTTAGTTCTTCTCTCCCTTCTGCTCGCTTTTTCTTTCGTCATCATCTCCatgtccttcttctttttcccttctaatttttcatttgttaatTTTTGGTGTGGATGGATGAAAGAACCGTTTTTCGATATAAGTACTTTTTCAGGCGATTACTTACTTTTGATTCACAAGGGAAGGACAAACGCATATTGGATTATACTCAGGTGGTATCCCAACTTATCCCGCTTTATGGGATGGTGGTATAGTGCATTTCATGCTTTCTCTCCTCAATGTACTGAGTGAAGGAAAATTTACGATGGGTCGACGaatatttgaaaacaatgtAAAGTTTGCTCACCTGAATCTATGTCCGATATTTGTTCAGTCTGCCTTATGATGAATAATATATTGATTTGTTGGTTGCTGTCAGACCGATTTATTTCTCGTGTTTTCTTTCCACAATACTGATGGATCTGAGGCCCAGTTGCTTCTTACAGAATGTACTTGCAATTCTATATGTCAGAGATGAACGAAAATGAGTTCTTACAATTggaattattttcattattttttaccCTCATAATCCTGTTCAGACCCTGTGATTCCGTTTCGGTCCTAGGTCATGTTTTTGCTTAGTTTAGAACGCCCTTGCCATTACAGGATGTGCAGTGGCACAATACAGGGGATTCTTGGCAAACAATTATCGTTCTTGGAAATAGGTCACATCACACATGATATCTAGTTTGATTTAGGTGAATTACATTTAGTTCAGTTGTCTGGATAAAGGTCAAATATTTTATGGCACTGTTCCATCATAATTCGTTGGAATTTGAAGAGttatttgggtttggattttcATCATGCTGAGCTGCTGATTCTGTTTAGCCCTCATGCTTCATGAGTGCAGGTTAACAACGTTGAGTCGTTGACGTCCATTTTATGGTGCATAAGCATCAAGATGTATGTTGAACTCGCCAATAGAGTTTTGCTTCTAATTTTTCAGGTGTAATGGCCTATATGAGTTGAAGGTTGCACTGCTGCGATTGCTGTCGCTGATGCAGCCCAAGATCCCGGAAGCAAGGGTGAATGGTGGGGGGCCTTTGGGTCTTTTTTATGGGCGGTAGATTGTGAACCTCCTTCTCATTTAGAATGACCTGCTTGAGTTGAGACATCATAATGTGTTAAGACTATTGGATACTTTTTGAATATGAGACTTTTTAATTGGCAATATCTTAGATTCTGATCACAGCTTATACTCATTCTAATATCTTCTGCATAAATGCCAAGAGCTGGATGTGGCATATGTAACATATGCATAAATAATTGCTTCTAATTTCTTTATATGGATTGAAATTATTAGTTTGTCTGGTTATTGATTATATTAAATTTTGCTGAGCATGCATCTCATCCT
This genomic interval carries:
- the LOC116260038 gene encoding uncharacterized protein LOC116260038, yielding MRRAQRLVSHTLRGVAPVSCAGGSVSVDHCGIGGLQRVAFFSSRTGPIFLPKTLEEGSTNWRPSLALTLAGALSFSVAAAAAFVSGNAEAKERLPLELTPRNVVLYQYEACPFCNKVKAFLDYHDIAYTVVEVNPISKKEIKWSDYKKVPILTVDGEPLVDSSDIITKLYSRIHPDSHAVDDNASSEENKWRRWVDDHLVHVLSPNIYRNTSEALEAFNYITDHGNFSTMERVSVKYAGAAAMYFVSKKLKKRHNITDERAALYEAAEAWVEALDGRDFLGGSKPNLADLAVFGVLRPIRYLTAGKDMVNNTRIGDWYGRMEEAVGESARIKS
- the LOC116261304 gene encoding uncharacterized protein LOC116261304 yields the protein MVKGSFVLLRDAGVAKKLAEILVCPLSKQPLRVCQKTNSLISDALGVSYPVVDGIPCLVPKDGKLLDADNEIEENKEASTATKASDNF